One window of the Armatimonadota bacterium genome contains the following:
- a CDS encoding ATP-binding protein, whose protein sequence is MEESLCKSLEFKIPADTRYVAIVRRGVRSLAQSVGFSCEEVTDMEVAVSEAVTNSVTHGSPDSDVDVVVVRCQATGKCMVVEVEDESPAESIPSPMLTAGSCDEHGRGLAIMRELVDELEGSRTEHGMKVRLAKQKANC, encoded by the coding sequence ATGGAAGAGAGCTTATGTAAGTCTTTGGAGTTCAAAATACCTGCCGATACCCGCTACGTTGCAATAGTCAGACGCGGTGTGCGCAGTCTCGCCCAGTCCGTCGGCTTCTCATGCGAAGAGGTGACGGATATGGAGGTCGCCGTATCTGAGGCGGTCACCAACTCGGTTACGCACGGAAGCCCGGACTCGGATGTGGATGTGGTTGTAGTAAGGTGCCAGGCCACCGGCAAGTGTATGGTTGTGGAGGTTGAAGACGAGAGCCCGGCTGAGTCGATACCCTCTCCGATGCTCACAGCCGGCTCATGCGACGAGCATGGCAGGGGACTGGCAATTATGCGCGAGTTGGTAGACGAGCTCGAAGGCAGCCGCACCGAGCACGGTATGAAGGTAAGGCTGGCAAAACAGAAAGCAAACTGCTAA